The proteins below are encoded in one region of Oikeobacillus pervagus:
- a CDS encoding nuclease-related domain-containing protein, protein MIMKERKRPLQLIQLEVLLRRIPKSHPKRPFMEEEFAKRITGFRGEESLDYHLGFLSNEKYAIFHDLRLSNQNRFFQIDTLIVSTNFILIIEVKNIIGTLYFDEQFQQLIRTFDGKEEGLPDPLMQVRRQQFQLYQWLERHHFPKLPIETLVVISNPTTIIKSSHPTLAQVIHAAKLPIIIKQLEHQYNVPKLQINEIKRLTTWLKEKHVPPQIDIFRHFNIQQHEIMKGVHCPSCDFLPIVKTRGAWTCPKCKQTSEEAFVLSLKDYQILYGNIISNKQFRLFLQVPSRTTARNLLKTMNLKHIGKKKGYVYILPDG, encoded by the coding sequence ATGATTATGAAAGAGCGAAAGCGACCGCTCCAGCTTATACAATTAGAAGTTTTATTACGGAGGATTCCAAAAAGCCATCCAAAACGTCCATTCATGGAAGAAGAGTTTGCAAAAAGAATAACAGGCTTCCGTGGAGAAGAGTCACTAGACTATCATTTAGGCTTTTTATCAAATGAAAAATACGCCATATTTCACGATTTACGACTTTCAAATCAAAACCGCTTTTTCCAAATCGATACCCTCATCGTCTCCACTAATTTTATCCTAATTATTGAAGTGAAAAACATCATCGGAACACTATACTTCGACGAACAATTTCAACAACTGATCCGAACATTTGATGGAAAAGAAGAGGGACTGCCCGATCCATTAATGCAAGTAAGACGACAGCAATTTCAGTTATATCAATGGCTCGAGCGCCACCACTTTCCAAAACTCCCAATCGAAACCCTTGTTGTCATAAGCAATCCCACCACCATCATTAAATCCTCACACCCAACATTAGCCCAGGTAATCCACGCCGCCAAGCTACCCATTATCATCAAACAGTTAGAACACCAATACAATGTGCCAAAATTACAAATCAATGAAATAAAAAGACTAACAACCTGGCTTAAAGAAAAGCATGTCCCACCACAAATCGATATATTCCGTCATTTCAACATCCAACAACATGAAATTATGAAAGGGGTGCACTGCCCCAGCTGTGACTTTCTTCCGATTGTTAAGACAAGAGGCGCATGGACATGCCCCAAATGCAAGCAGACTTCAGAAGAAGCATTTGTTCTCTCGCTAAAAGATTATCAAATACTCTATGGAAATATAATATCAAACAAACAATTCCGCCTCTTTCTTCAAGTCCCGAGTCGAACTACAGCGAGGAATTTATTAAAAACTATGAACTTAAAACATATAGGGAAAAAGAAAGGATATGTGTATATACTCCCAGATGGGTGA